The Polyangium aurulentum genomic interval AGGGGCCGAGGTCGTCGCCGTCGTCGCCGACCCGCTCTTCGGCGCGGTCGAGGTCTTGGGCGCGCTCACCGGCTTGGTCTCGGGCTTCGCGTCGTTCGCTTCGACCGTCGGGAGGTCGTTGATGTCGAGCACCGCGCCCGTACCGGCCGGCGCGGGCGCGGCCTGCGCCACGGGCGGCGGGGGCGTGGGCGAGGGCAGGGGCACGGGCGGCGGCGGCGGCGCAGCCTGAGGCGCCTGGGCCCCGGCGATGTTCCCCGGCGGCTGCGTGCCCATCGTGCTCTTGAGGAACAGGAACGTCCCTCCGAGCGTGACCACGGCCGCTGCCGTGGCCGCCACGATGAGCCCCGACCTGCGCCGCTGCGGCTCCATGGACTCCGGCGGCACCATCGAGCCGGACATGCCGCGCCCGAGCGCCGCGCCCGTCGCCTCGAACATCTCCGGCGACGGCGGGATCATCGACGACTCCGAGGGCCGCGACGGCGGCATGCTCGTGAGCATCGAGTTCATCCGCGTGATGACGATGTCCGAGACCGCCTCGTGGATCGTCGGCTGCGTGGGCGCGCCCGCGGGCATCGCGATCCCCGCCGCGCGCTCGTCCGCCGCGCGCACCGCGTCGCGCAGCGAGGCGCGCCGCTTCTGCCCGCGATCGCCCATGAGCGACCGGACGAACGCGCCGATGTCGTCGTCGACCACCGAGCTGCCCGCGTTCGCGAGCACGCGCTCGAGCGCGCCGTCGAGCTCGAGCATGCTCTGGTAGCGCTTGTCCGGGTCCTTCTGCAGGCACGTGAGCAGCACGCGCTCCAGCTCGATCGGGAAGGTCGGGTTCTTCATCCGCGGCGGCAGCACGGGCCGCGTGATGATGTTCTTCATGGTGACGAGGTCGTTCTCGCCGAGGAACGGGTGCAGCCCGGTGGTGAGCCGGTAGAGCACGATCCCCATCGCGAACACGTCCGTGCGCCGATCGATCCCCCCGCCCTTGGCCTGCTCGGGCGACATGTACGGCACTTTGCCCTTGAGCTGCCCCGCCGACGTCTCGCCGCCCGCGCGCCCGAGCGCCTTGGCCACGCCGAAGTCGACGAGCTTCACGATGCCGTCGTACGACACGAGGATGTTCTGCGGCGACACGTCGCGGTGCACGAGGTTCAGGAGCTGATCGTTGTCGTCCTTGAGCTCGTGCGCCGCGTGCAGCCCCGCGCAGGCCTGCCGTACGATGCGGAGCGCGATGCGCTGCGGGATGGGGACGGTGTTCTTCTTGGCGGTCTTCGTGAGCACGCTGAGCGCCTCGCCGTCGACCCACTCCATCACGATGTACAGGACCTCGTCCTGCTCGCCGAGGTCCAGGATCTCGGCGACGTTCGGGTGATGGATGCGCGCGGCGAGCGACGCCTCGTCGAGGAACATCTGCTCGAACTGCGGGTCGTCCGACAGCGCCGGGAGCATGGTCTTGATCGCGACGGTCTTCTGAAACCCGCGCGACCCCTTCTGTCGCGCAGCCCAGACCGTCGCCATGCCCCCCTGCGCAATCGGCAGGAGCAGCTCGTAACGTCCGAGCACCATCCCTGGCGAAAGCTTCTCGTTGTTGCTC includes:
- a CDS encoding serine/threonine protein kinase; this translates as MSNNEKLSPGMVLGRYELLLPIAQGGMATVWAARQKGSRGFQKTVAIKTMLPALSDDPQFEQMFLDEASLAARIHHPNVAEILDLGEQDEVLYIVMEWVDGEALSVLTKTAKKNTVPIPQRIALRIVRQACAGLHAAHELKDDNDQLLNLVHRDVSPQNILVSYDGIVKLVDFGVAKALGRAGGETSAGQLKGKVPYMSPEQAKGGGIDRRTDVFAMGIVLYRLTTGLHPFLGENDLVTMKNIITRPVLPPRMKNPTFPIELERVLLTCLQKDPDKRYQSMLELDGALERVLANAGSSVVDDDIGAFVRSLMGDRGQKRRASLRDAVRAADERAAGIAMPAGAPTQPTIHEAVSDIVITRMNSMLTSMPPSRPSESSMIPPSPEMFEATGAALGRGMSGSMVPPESMEPQRRRSGLIVAATAAAVVTLGGTFLFLKSTMGTQPPGNIAGAQAPQAAPPPPPVPLPSPTPPPPVAQAAPAPAGTGAVLDINDLPTVEANDAKPETKPVSAPKTSTAPKSGSATTATTSAPASTSKSKTWVPSVQNPGF